The segment ATAGAGAATTCTTTTTGATTAAAAGACGTTTCTTTTTTTTCTATAGAAATTACTAGAGAATCGACTTTGGGTTCAGGAAAAAAATTACCTTTACCAACTGGAAATAATTTTTTAATGGTAAGAAAATGCTGAGCAATGACGGAAAGAGGACCATAATTTGAATTACCAGCTGATGTTTCCATTCTCTCTGCAAATTCAGCTTGAAGCATTAATATTCCAAATTTAAAAGCTTTATTTTCAATGAATTGTTTGATAGCTTCACCCGAAATTGAATAAGGCAAATTAGAAATAAAAACATATTCTTGATCTTTAGGATATTGATCCCATTTTAGAAAATCATTGTGTAGTAAAGTTAGCTTAGGATGAATCATATTTTTTGCGACAAGATTGTAGACACCCTTATCTATTTCTAAAGATACGGTTTCTCCTTTTTCGGCTAACAATACTGTTAAAGCACCGAGACCTGTTCCCACTTCCAAATATTTTTCATTTTCTTTCAAAGTAGGTAACATATTGACAATTTTTTCTGCACTTTGGCGATTAATAAGATAATTTTGTCCTCTATTTTTAGAAAGATATAATCCATTATCATTGAGCAAGGCTCGAATATTTTTGATACCAAAAGGATCGTATGTCATTGTTTTTCCTAAATATAATTATTAGTTGATGATGTTGGTCGATTTTCATTAGTCCATTTGCTAAAACCATCTTGAAGAAAGTTAAAGTTAGTAATATTCAGTTTTTTCATGATGTTTATTATTGTGAAATCATATATATTTTTAGTATCATAAAAAATTATTTGAGAATTATAAATATTTGAAATATTAATAATACTCTTAAGATTATTATAAGGAAGCGATATGGCATTGTTGATATGTTCTTTTTGATACAAACTTTGAGCTCGCAAATCAATAATAAGATAATTATTTACTGGCATTGTTTTTGAGATATGAGTAAGTTCTTGAGGTGATATTTGTTTGTATTGTATAATATCATAAGAGTTTTTAATATAAAACCTCTCTGTTGCGCAAGAAACAAAGAAAAAACAGTAAAAAATATTTTTTTTCATATTGTTGATATCCTTACATTTATAATACAATTATAGAAAATATAATTGTATAGTGTATAATTGTAACTAGTTTTTGAAATGAAATCAAGATTTTTTTCTTTTTATTTGAAAATTCTTGTATGATATTGTGTTATTTTGTATAATGTATAAATGATTAATAAATAAGAAGAGAGAAAAATGGCTGAAAAAAGAACTTATTCATTACTTCTATCCTATGAAGGATCTGCTTTTTGTGGTTGGCATACACAAATCAATGCTCCTACCGTACAAGGTACTTTGAATGAAGTGTTATCTATATTATATTCAAAGAAAATATTTGTTTGGGGGGCTGGGCGTACGGATTCAGGTGCACATGCTTTACAATATAGAGCTCATTATAGAACGCATAATGATTGTTTACCTAAAGATAAAATCAAAAGTATTCTTAATAGTAAATTACCTGCTGAAATACGAGTTTATGATGTACAAGAGGTGAGTAATAAATTTCATGCGACATTCTGTTGTAAAGCTCGTACTTATTGTTATTTTATGCATATAGGAGAGATCTTACCCCCTCGTTTTCATAAAAAAGTTTTTCATGAATGGGAATCCTTAGATATAGAATTATTAAAAGAAGTGTTACCTCTTTTTAAAGGTACTCATGATTTTTCTCAATTTTGTTATGGTTATAGTGCTCAAGAAAAAATAAAAAAAACAATGATCAGGCATGTAGATTATTTTTATGCAAAGCAAGTAGATGATTATATTGTATTTTTTATTAAAGGAGAGGGTTTTCTTAGAGGAATGATAAGAACATTAATAGGAACATCTTTATCTGTTGCAAAAGGTATTATCACTATTGATGAGATCAAAGACTCCCTCAATGG is part of the Spirochaetota bacterium genome and harbors:
- the rsmA gene encoding ribosomal RNA small subunit methyltransferase A, which encodes MTYDPFGIKNIRALLNDNGLYLSKNRGQNYLINRQSAEKIVNMLPTLKENEKYLEVGTGLGALTVLLAEKGETVSLEIDKGVYNLVAKNMIHPKLTLLHNDFLKWDQYPKDQEYVFISNLPYSISGEAIKQFIENKAFKFGILMLQAEFAERMETSAGNSNYGPLSVIAQHFLTIKKLFPVGKGNFFPEPKVDSLVISIEKKETSFNQKEFSIFIKTCFLAKRKTLANNLANSPWANSIITKDPICSQRPDAISPEKWAELFIQIKDL
- a CDS encoding rhodanese-like domain-containing protein, whose amino-acid sequence is MKKNIFYCFFFVSCATERFYIKNSYDIIQYKQISPQELTHISKTMPVNNYLIIDLRAQSLYQKEHINNAISLPYNNLKSIINISNIYNSQIIFYDTKNIYDFTIINIMKKLNITNFNFLQDGFSKWTNENRPTSSTNNYI
- the truA gene encoding tRNA pseudouridine(38-40) synthase TruA, whose translation is MAEKRTYSLLLSYEGSAFCGWHTQINAPTVQGTLNEVLSILYSKKIFVWGAGRTDSGAHALQYRAHYRTHNDCLPKDKIKSILNSKLPAEIRVYDVQEVSNKFHATFCCKARTYCYFMHIGEILPPRFHKKVFHEWESLDIELLKEVLPLFKGTHDFSQFCYGYSAQEKIKKTMIRHVDYFYAKQVDDYIVFFIKGEGFLRGMIRTLIGTSLSVAKGIITIDEIKDSLNGQALPLKKWRPVPAEGLFFKRAHY